Proteins encoded within one genomic window of Balaenoptera musculus isolate JJ_BM4_2016_0621 chromosome 12, mBalMus1.pri.v3, whole genome shotgun sequence:
- the AIG1 gene encoding androgen-induced gene 1 protein isoform X4, which translates to MALVPCQVLRVAILLSYCSILCNYKAIEMPSHQTYGGSWKFLTFIDL; encoded by the exons ATGGCGCTTGTCCCTTGCCAGGTGCTGCGGGTGGCCATCCTGCTGTCCTACTGCTCTATCCTGTGCAACTACAAGGCCATCGAAATGCCCTCGCACCAGACCTACGGAGGGAGCTGGAAATTCCTGACTTTCATTGATCTG TGA